In Hasllibacter sp. MH4015, the following proteins share a genomic window:
- a CDS encoding ion transporter has protein sequence MAVQTFRNRMADFLDRPEVRNFIIGVIIFNAIILGLETSEPIMERYGPLILALDRLCLGIFVAEIALKLFALGPRFFRNGWNIFDFIIVGIALVPSGQGLAVLRALRILRVLRVVSGVPSLRRVVEGLLTALPGMGSVFLLMSIIFYIGAVMATKLFGGACPACNAEQAANFDAWFGTIGRSLYSLFQIMTLESWSMGIVRPVQDVYPYAWMFFVPFIMVTTFAVVNLIVGLVVNSMQDAHSEESNAATDKYRDEVLVRLEAIEKKLNERP, from the coding sequence ATGGCCGTCCAGACTTTCCGAAACCGCATGGCCGATTTTCTCGACCGGCCCGAGGTTCGGAATTTCATCATCGGCGTCATCATCTTCAACGCCATCATCCTGGGCTTGGAGACGTCCGAGCCGATCATGGAACGGTACGGGCCGCTGATCCTTGCGCTCGACCGCCTGTGCCTCGGCATCTTTGTCGCCGAAATCGCGCTCAAGCTCTTCGCGCTCGGGCCACGCTTCTTCCGCAATGGCTGGAACATCTTCGATTTCATCATCGTGGGCATCGCGCTTGTGCCCTCCGGTCAGGGCCTTGCGGTTCTGCGCGCGTTGCGCATCTTGCGGGTGCTGCGCGTCGTCTCCGGCGTCCCGTCATTGCGCCGCGTGGTGGAAGGGCTTCTGACGGCCCTTCCCGGCATGGGCTCTGTCTTTTTGCTGATGTCGATCATCTTCTATATCGGCGCGGTCATGGCCACGAAGCTCTTCGGCGGCGCCTGTCCCGCCTGCAACGCCGAGCAGGCCGCGAATTTCGACGCATGGTTCGGCACGATCGGTCGGTCGCTCTATTCGCTGTTCCAGATCATGACGCTGGAATCGTGGTCCATGGGCATCGTCCGCCCGGTGCAGGACGTCTATCCCTACGCCTGGATGTTCTTCGTGCCCTTCATCATGGTCACGACCTTTGCCGTGGTGAACCTGATCGTCGGCCTGGTGGTCAATTCCATGCAGGACGCCCATTCCGAGGAAAGCAACGCCGCCACCGACAAGTACCGCGACGAGGTGCTGGTCCGGCTGGAGGCGATCGAGAAGAAGTTGAACGAGAGGCCCTGA